A genomic segment from Saprospiraceae bacterium encodes:
- a CDS encoding serine hydrolase, giving the protein MKKLIQLVIVFFTFANAIGQSFNPNLASKLQQKLDALVSSNPNTKGMAASVYYPGQGIWTGASGLSYSGHPITADMEFGLASNSKLFTSVMLLKLAEQHVLSLEDSLHEWLPNYNNINPNVTIRQLLNHRSGIDDMFSTQAHLDSILKKHDRIWKPEEVLKWIGPMRFTPGTNFYYSNTNYILAGLIVKSATGQSIAKLIRDSLLTPLQLDSTFFDVEEAPVGTISHRWYNEIDFHDTSRLSLNSAGGPAGAIFSTVNEMAQWYHALLDGNILSPSSLAELTNFLTPGNYGLGFAKYTFFGNLCWGHGGQTLGYKTRMIYDPCMKAVVCGLSNSFPSASDGITASLYQVLVDYLPACPGLISGLTTVCQGQSNVVYTVPAIKNATSYLWTLPDGAQGFSTTNSINVHFGSNAVSGMISVRGVNDYGEGAIAKLAITVNPMPNAIITANGPTTICQGSKVVLTANQASSYLWNTAAKTQSIEVATAGNYIVTVTNSYGCKAVSNPTTVKVITIPGMPDPIVGQTFAVCANSSGTYSVTQVNDVQYYWTPPPGSTITQGQGTNSISINFNGNFIGGSLSVLMYNACGLGPKRKITISSVPAVPGSIVGKVYANCNATSSYSIRTVESALNYTWTTDIPGAEITTFQSPGDTAVSIKFQQFYSGYIQVSANNNCGSSAPRKLLVYGVPSVAGTIYGNTSPCAGTTQNYYIAAVTGATSYQWTVPTGSVIISGSNTNNIKVLIGANGGDVSVIAKNACGNGPIKKLTITVPCQSIKQPDDMGLSLSVYPNPCNESVHLSFNETKFGTGLIQITDFKGTLLQEFQHAYVSGSNTAIVQLNGLSNGIYSLHWISNDKIKTVKLIKINSN; this is encoded by the coding sequence ATGAAAAAATTAATTCAATTGGTTATTGTGTTTTTCACATTTGCAAATGCAATTGGGCAGTCTTTTAATCCTAATTTGGCTTCTAAGTTGCAACAGAAATTGGATGCATTGGTGTCGTCAAATCCCAACACGAAAGGGATGGCTGCAAGTGTCTATTATCCTGGTCAAGGGATATGGACGGGAGCAAGCGGCCTGTCGTACAGTGGACATCCAATTACGGCGGACATGGAGTTTGGACTGGCCAGTAATTCTAAATTATTTACTTCGGTAATGTTGTTAAAGCTTGCGGAGCAACACGTGTTATCATTGGAGGATTCACTCCATGAATGGTTGCCAAATTATAATAACATCAATCCAAATGTCACAATTCGTCAACTATTGAATCATCGAAGTGGCATCGATGATATGTTTTCTACACAGGCGCATTTGGATTCTATATTAAAAAAGCATGACCGGATTTGGAAACCAGAGGAAGTTTTAAAATGGATAGGCCCCATGCGATTTACTCCTGGTACGAATTTTTATTATTCAAATACAAATTACATCCTGGCAGGTTTAATTGTCAAAAGTGCCACCGGACAATCAATCGCAAAGCTCATCAGAGATAGCTTATTGACTCCACTGCAATTAGACAGCACATTCTTTGATGTTGAAGAAGCACCGGTTGGAACGATTTCGCATCGATGGTATAATGAAATTGATTTTCACGATACGTCCAGATTGTCTTTAAATAGCGCTGGCGGGCCTGCAGGTGCTATATTTTCAACTGTAAATGAAATGGCACAATGGTATCATGCATTGTTGGATGGAAATATCTTATCACCAAGTTCTTTAGCTGAGCTGACTAATTTTCTCACTCCTGGAAATTACGGATTGGGTTTTGCAAAATATACTTTCTTTGGAAATCTCTGTTGGGGACACGGAGGGCAAACACTGGGTTATAAAACACGTATGATTTATGATCCTTGCATGAAAGCGGTAGTTTGTGGACTTTCAAACTCTTTTCCTTCGGCATCTGATGGAATCACGGCATCATTGTATCAGGTATTGGTAGATTATTTACCAGCTTGTCCAGGTTTAATCTCTGGATTGACTACAGTTTGCCAGGGACAATCGAATGTAGTCTATACCGTACCGGCTATTAAAAATGCAACGAGTTATCTATGGACCTTGCCTGATGGAGCACAAGGCTTTAGTACAACGAACAGTATCAATGTTCATTTTGGATCAAATGCAGTTTCCGGAATGATAAGCGTACGGGGTGTAAATGATTATGGAGAAGGAGCTATCGCAAAATTAGCAATCACTGTAAATCCAATGCCCAATGCCATTATTACCGCAAATGGCCCAACAACAATTTGTCAAGGAAGCAAAGTGGTGTTAACTGCAAATCAAGCCAGTTCATATCTTTGGAATACAGCTGCCAAAACACAAAGCATTGAAGTGGCAACTGCTGGAAATTATATTGTAACGGTAACTAATTCTTATGGATGTAAGGCTGTATCCAATCCAACTACCGTAAAAGTTATAACAATTCCTGGAATGCCGGATCCAATTGTTGGACAAACATTTGCCGTGTGCGCAAATTCAAGTGGAACGTATTCCGTGACCCAAGTAAATGATGTGCAATATTATTGGACTCCTCCACCTGGATCAACTATTACCCAAGGACAGGGAACGAATTCAATTAGTATAAACTTCAACGGCAATTTTATAGGTGGAAGTTTAAGTGTGTTAATGTATAATGCCTGTGGTTTAGGTCCAAAAAGAAAAATAACGATAAGCTCTGTTCCAGCCGTGCCTGGTTCAATCGTTGGAAAAGTGTATGCAAATTGCAATGCGACTTCCAGTTATTCAATACGAACTGTTGAATCGGCTTTAAATTATACCTGGACTACGGACATTCCAGGTGCAGAAATTACCACATTTCAAAGTCCGGGAGATACCGCTGTGAGTATAAAGTTTCAACAATTTTATAGTGGGTACATACAAGTCTCCGCGAATAATAATTGTGGTTCCAGTGCCCCCAGAAAATTGCTTGTATATGGCGTTCCTTCAGTTGCAGGAACAATTTATGGAAATACCTCGCCATGCGCAGGTACAACACAGAACTATTACATTGCGGCAGTTACCGGTGCAACATCATACCAATGGACGGTTCCTACCGGATCTGTAATAATTTCAGGAAGCAATACCAATAACATCAAAGTATTAATTGGTGCAAATGGAGGTGATGTTTCAGTAATTGCAAAAAATGCATGTGGTAATGGTCCAATTAAAAAACTTACAATAACGGTTCCATGTCAAAGTATTAAACAGCCGGATGATATGGGCTTGAGCTTATCTGTTTATCCCAATCCATGCAATGAATCGGTTCACCTAAGTTTTAATGAGACAAAATTTGGGACAGGGCTCATTCAGATAACAGATTTTAAGGGGACATTATTACAAGAATTTCAGCATGCTTATGTTTCTGGAAGCAATACAGCCATTGTTCAATTAAATGGTTTAAGCAATGGAATTTATTCTTTGCATTGGATTTCAAATGATAAAATTAAAACAGTTAAACTTATCAAGATAAATTCCAATTAA
- a CDS encoding T9SS type A sorting domain-containing protein, whose translation MKLNTYYKHLTCLCFLLVFITAFSQTPMISISTNTKYQFIDGFGAHQGDASVNQTWWNQLYFDDMGCSIYRVDLTPSLIAPYSDLSYFSPWFMGSSVKSVFNFEDPANPDGPEGNRVRTYTNPTDYSRTFGGRNAPIAVMGPDLEKNISYFRYQTDGAITNGKAKIPQLGDFKLVGSIWSPLPWLKVSSGNRYNQNWWPGPVANTPWPFVWGGNFAGGRLDVSGTPLAVFNDLSQGGTGPTSSLTQFARSTAAYIAGYQRFHKMNFYAISIQNELNFEEYYSSMTYPLSLQYIAALKAVRNEFDKYPELKSIRIMGPEDLLGGDSYGLWEYGGPTHKNLQYLRSIGQDPDALKAIDFFCIHGYANDGVTAAGANPNLWNWWVNGWNASPAPGIPANIKGFSSFNKKSWMTETSGESPEWLFPANGFPGDGAFGIGIRIHQALTTGMESAWIYWTFTTADNNGNVTNYGLTNSNASTNSPKYNAAKHYYKFIRPGAQRISCITNGSTDLLGSAYLHETDHSLTIVLINTRNSVQTALLNLPYSGLQFDQYTSYLNNYWKSSNLNVSGMQTNISLPAYSIITLKASIPVTATNESTSNSKFQIIPNPASTQTFVNFELNESQDVSLSIFDIHGTKIQSFINGTLASGLHKIPLTVSNLVKGVYIIELVHGHDQISKKLIVE comes from the coding sequence ATGAAACTGAATACGTACTACAAACACCTTACTTGCTTATGCTTCCTATTGGTTTTTATTACTGCATTTTCGCAAACTCCAATGATCAGTATATCTACGAATACAAAATACCAGTTTATTGATGGATTTGGAGCCCATCAGGGCGATGCTTCCGTAAATCAAACCTGGTGGAATCAATTGTATTTCGATGATATGGGCTGCAGCATTTATAGAGTGGATCTGACTCCCAGTTTAATTGCTCCCTATTCAGATCTCAGTTATTTCTCACCCTGGTTTATGGGTTCATCCGTAAAAAGCGTATTTAACTTTGAAGACCCTGCCAATCCGGATGGTCCTGAAGGAAATCGGGTGAGAACGTATACAAATCCTACAGATTACTCAAGAACTTTTGGAGGGCGAAATGCACCCATTGCCGTAATGGGTCCGGATTTAGAAAAAAACATCAGCTATTTTCGATATCAGACGGATGGAGCCATTACAAATGGAAAAGCCAAGATCCCGCAATTGGGTGACTTCAAATTGGTAGGATCTATCTGGTCGCCGCTCCCCTGGTTGAAAGTAAGTTCCGGAAATCGCTACAATCAAAACTGGTGGCCTGGACCGGTTGCCAATACTCCTTGGCCTTTTGTATGGGGCGGTAATTTTGCAGGAGGTCGTTTGGATGTTTCAGGGACACCCCTTGCAGTATTTAATGATCTATCTCAGGGCGGAACCGGACCTACTTCTTCACTGACTCAATTTGCACGCAGTACGGCTGCATACATTGCCGGATATCAACGATTTCATAAGATGAATTTTTATGCAATCAGCATTCAAAATGAATTAAATTTTGAAGAGTATTATTCCAGCATGACCTATCCCCTTTCATTGCAATACATAGCCGCACTTAAAGCTGTTCGAAATGAATTTGATAAATATCCTGAACTAAAATCCATCCGCATCATGGGGCCTGAGGATTTATTGGGCGGTGATTCCTATGGACTATGGGAATACGGTGGCCCTACTCATAAAAATTTACAATACCTGCGATCCATCGGACAAGATCCCGATGCATTAAAAGCCATTGACTTTTTCTGCATTCACGGATATGCAAATGATGGTGTAACAGCTGCGGGTGCCAATCCAAATTTATGGAATTGGTGGGTCAATGGATGGAATGCCAGTCCCGCACCAGGAATTCCTGCAAACATCAAAGGATTTTCTTCCTTCAATAAAAAATCCTGGATGACCGAAACGTCTGGAGAAAGTCCGGAATGGTTATTTCCGGCAAATGGATTTCCAGGAGACGGTGCTTTTGGAATTGGAATTCGCATTCATCAGGCTTTAACAACCGGCATGGAAAGTGCATGGATATATTGGACATTTACAACGGCTGACAACAATGGCAATGTTACAAATTATGGATTAACCAATTCAAATGCTTCTACCAATTCGCCAAAATACAATGCAGCTAAACATTATTATAAATTCATTCGTCCGGGAGCTCAACGCATTTCCTGCATTACAAATGGTTCAACAGATTTATTGGGCAGTGCTTATTTGCATGAAACCGACCATAGCTTGACCATCGTCCTCATCAATACACGAAATTCCGTTCAAACTGCTTTATTAAATTTACCTTATAGCGGATTGCAATTCGATCAATATACCTCCTATTTAAATAATTATTGGAAATCCAGCAACTTGAATGTAAGTGGTATGCAAACTAACATTTCCTTACCAGCATACAGCATCATTACCTTGAAAGCATCCATTCCTGTAACTGCAACCAACGAATCAACATCTAATAGTAAATTCCAAATCATACCAAATCCTGCCAGTACACAGACATTTGTAAATTTTGAATTGAATGAATCCCAGGATGTTTCATTATCTATTTTTGATATTCACGGAACAAAGATTCAATCTTTTATAAACGGAACCTTGGCTTCCGGTTTGCACAAAATACCGTTGACAGTTTCCAATTTGGTGAAAGGTGTTTATATAATTGAGCTCGTTCATGGGCATGATCAAATATCAAAAAAACTGATTGTTGAATAA
- a CDS encoding GNAT family N-acetyltransferase: protein MMQFLETERTVLRPFIIEDGIALFNLNQDPEVLKYTGDVPFQSVEEANHFIMQYIKTQAPGLGRWAVIHKTTDQFLGWCGIKYNPDLNEYDLGFRFFKMYWGQGFATEVSRASLNYGFLHLKLEIILGRAMKQNVNSIHVLQKIGMHYANSFLINGEEWFVYKAARKTITS from the coding sequence ATCATGCAATTCCTGGAAACAGAACGCACTGTGCTGCGACCCTTTATTATTGAAGATGGCATTGCTCTTTTTAATTTAAATCAAGATCCGGAAGTACTAAAATATACCGGGGATGTTCCATTCCAATCGGTGGAGGAAGCAAACCATTTTATAATGCAATACATCAAAACCCAGGCGCCTGGATTGGGGCGATGGGCTGTAATCCATAAAACAACCGATCAATTTTTAGGATGGTGTGGTATAAAATACAATCCGGATCTCAATGAATATGATCTAGGTTTTAGATTTTTTAAAATGTACTGGGGACAAGGATTTGCAACTGAAGTTTCAAGAGCAAGTTTGAATTATGGATTTCTACATTTGAAACTGGAAATCATTTTAGGAAGGGCCATGAAACAAAATGTAAACTCAATACATGTATTGCAAAAAATCGGCATGCACTATGCTAATTCATTTTTAATAAATGGTGAAGAATGGTTTGTTTATAAAGCAGCAAGAAAGACCATAACAAGCTGA